The Microcoleus sp. FACHB-68 genome includes a region encoding these proteins:
- a CDS encoding HepT-like ribonuclease domain-containing protein, giving the protein MRREAERLQDILDAIAAIERYASQGRQAFDNKELIQIWIVHHLQIIGEATNALSPELTSRYSSVPWAQIVAFRNLVVHEYFRVSLNLVWAIVQNNLPPLKVTVEQILQELPEA; this is encoded by the coding sequence GCTGCAAGATATATTAGATGCAATAGCCGCAATTGAACGATATGCAAGCCAAGGCAGGCAGGCATTTGATAACAAAGAATTGATTCAAATTTGGATTGTTCATCACCTGCAAATTATTGGAGAAGCGACAAATGCGTTATCGCCCGAGTTAACTAGCCGATATTCGTCCGTGCCTTGGGCGCAAATTGTAGCGTTTAGAAATCTTGTAGTGCATGAATATTTCCGAGTCTCGCTAAACCTAGTTTGGGCAATCGTACAGAATAATTTACCTCCGTTGAAAGTAACAGTAGAACAGATTTTACAGGAGTTACCAGAGGCGTAA